One window from the genome of Vicugna pacos chromosome 21, VicPac4, whole genome shotgun sequence encodes:
- the DUSP12 gene encoding dual specificity protein phosphatase 12 isoform X1, whose translation MLEAQGGSHGCERSSCIRSRASSAGEMLEVRPGLFLGGAAAIEELDHLREAGITAVLTVDSEEPDIKARAGFEGLRSLFVPALDKPETDLLSHLDRCVAFICQARAEGCAVLVHCHAGVSRSVAVMTAFMMKTDQLTFEEAYENLQTVKPEAKMNEGFEWQLKLYQAMGYEVDTSSAIYKQYRLQKVTEKYPELQNLPQELFAVDPSAISQGFKDGILYKCRKCRRSLFRSSSILDHNEGSGPIAFAHKRMTPSFMLTTGSQAQCTSYFIEPVQWMESTLLGVMDGQLLCPKCNAKLGSFNWYGEQCSCGRWITPAFQIHKNRVDEMKVLPVLGSQIRKI comes from the exons ATGTTGGAGGCGCAGGGAGGGAGTCATGGCTGCGAACGCTCGAGCTGCATACGGAGCCGGGCCAGCTCCGCCGGGGAGATGCTGGAAGTGCGGCCGGGGCTGTTTCTAGGTGGCGCCGCGGCCATCGAGGAGCTGGACCACCTGAGGGAGGCGGGCATCACGGCCGTGCTGACGGTGGACTCGGAGGAGCCCGACATCAAGGCGAGGGCTGGGTTCGAGGGACTACGGAGTCTCTTCGTGCCAGCGCTGGACAAACCCGAGACCGACCTGCTCAGCCATCTGGACCGGTGCGTGGCTTTCATCTGCCAGGCCCGCGCCGAGGGCTGCGCGGTGTTGGTGCACTG TCATGCAGGAGTCAGTCGAAGTGTGGCTGTAATGACTGCTTTTATGATGAAGACTGACCAGCTTACCTTTGAAGAAGCCTATGAAAACCTCCAGACTGTCAAACCAGAGGCTAA GATGAATGAGGGGTTTGAGTGGCAACTGAAATTATACCAGGCAATGGGATATGAGGTAGATACCTCTAGTGCAATTTATAAACAGTATCGTTTACAGAAGGTTACAGAAAAGTATCCAG AATTGCAGAACTTACCTCAAGAACTCTTTGCTGTTGACCCATCTGCCATTTCACAAGGATTTAAAGATGGGATTCTCTACAAATGTAGAAAGTGCAG GCGATCGTTATTTCGAAGTTCTAGCATTTTGGATCATAATGAAGGAAGTGGTCCTATAGCGTTTGCCCACAAGAGAATGACACCATCTTTCATGCTTACCACAGGGAGTCAGGCTCAGTGTACATCTTATTTTATTGAACCTGTACAGTGGATGGAATCTACTTTGTTAGGAGTGATGGATGGACAG ctTCTTTGCCCCAAATGCAATGCCAAGTTGGGTTCTTTCAACTGGTATGGTGAACAGTGCTCATGTGGTAGATGGATAACACCTGCTTTTCAAATACATAAGAATAGAGTGGATGAAATGAAAGTGCTGCCGGTTTTGGgatcacaaataagaaaaatatga
- the DUSP12 gene encoding dual specificity protein phosphatase 12 isoform X2, whose translation MLEAQGGSHGCERSSCIRSRASSAGEMLEVRPGLFLGGAAAIEELDHLREAGITAVLTVDSEEPDIKARAGFEGLRSLFVPALDKPETDLLSHLDRHAGVSRSVAVMTAFMMKTDQLTFEEAYENLQTVKPEAKMNEGFEWQLKLYQAMGYEVDTSSAIYKQYRLQKVTEKYPELQNLPQELFAVDPSAISQGFKDGILYKCRKCRRSLFRSSSILDHNEGSGPIAFAHKRMTPSFMLTTGSQAQCTSYFIEPVQWMESTLLGVMDGQLLCPKCNAKLGSFNWYGEQCSCGRWITPAFQIHKNRVDEMKVLPVLGSQIRKI comes from the exons ATGTTGGAGGCGCAGGGAGGGAGTCATGGCTGCGAACGCTCGAGCTGCATACGGAGCCGGGCCAGCTCCGCCGGGGAGATGCTGGAAGTGCGGCCGGGGCTGTTTCTAGGTGGCGCCGCGGCCATCGAGGAGCTGGACCACCTGAGGGAGGCGGGCATCACGGCCGTGCTGACGGTGGACTCGGAGGAGCCCGACATCAAGGCGAGGGCTGGGTTCGAGGGACTACGGAGTCTCTTCGTGCCAGCGCTGGACAAACCCGAGACCGACCTGCTCAGCCATCTGGACCG TCATGCAGGAGTCAGTCGAAGTGTGGCTGTAATGACTGCTTTTATGATGAAGACTGACCAGCTTACCTTTGAAGAAGCCTATGAAAACCTCCAGACTGTCAAACCAGAGGCTAA GATGAATGAGGGGTTTGAGTGGCAACTGAAATTATACCAGGCAATGGGATATGAGGTAGATACCTCTAGTGCAATTTATAAACAGTATCGTTTACAGAAGGTTACAGAAAAGTATCCAG AATTGCAGAACTTACCTCAAGAACTCTTTGCTGTTGACCCATCTGCCATTTCACAAGGATTTAAAGATGGGATTCTCTACAAATGTAGAAAGTGCAG GCGATCGTTATTTCGAAGTTCTAGCATTTTGGATCATAATGAAGGAAGTGGTCCTATAGCGTTTGCCCACAAGAGAATGACACCATCTTTCATGCTTACCACAGGGAGTCAGGCTCAGTGTACATCTTATTTTATTGAACCTGTACAGTGGATGGAATCTACTTTGTTAGGAGTGATGGATGGACAG ctTCTTTGCCCCAAATGCAATGCCAAGTTGGGTTCTTTCAACTGGTATGGTGAACAGTGCTCATGTGGTAGATGGATAACACCTGCTTTTCAAATACATAAGAATAGAGTGGATGAAATGAAAGTGCTGCCGGTTTTGGgatcacaaataagaaaaatatga